The following coding sequences are from one Pigmentibacter sp. JX0631 window:
- a CDS encoding succinylglutamate desuccinylase/aspartoacylase family protein, whose translation MKLQNINLENNLKTFTNFAENHSNEIPYSLTLDFKKHKGHIVFSGLVHGNETGSLPAIIRIIQDLLSKKISYGGKISFFLGNIPAAQQNVRFIEMDLNRSFGESAATNTTIEAKRARELTPLLQQADVYYDFHQTIMPCLRPFYIFEMDFQSYYWARSTGIANTYVTRKKGAAFSNLGMCTDEYVRSLQKVGITIELGEKGFQKDAELYAYLIMKRAIKNMDLVYLHNCSIKKLAHKNEDFEFMQIKYKEKFDHPNKRLHQGFSNFKFIDKNDSIGFDGNNKPLIAPLSGNLLFPKYPPRDENNQAKSPLPGELYVIAQKMNFHPLKWLSAYKSRENPSRTPNSK comes from the coding sequence GTGAAATTACAAAACATAAATCTTGAAAACAACTTAAAAACTTTCACAAATTTTGCTGAAAACCATAGTAATGAAATTCCATATTCATTAACCCTCGATTTTAAAAAACATAAAGGTCATATTGTTTTTTCAGGTTTGGTACATGGAAACGAAACAGGTTCCTTACCTGCAATTATAAGAATCATTCAGGATCTCTTGTCTAAAAAAATTTCTTATGGAGGAAAAATTTCTTTCTTTTTAGGAAACATACCTGCAGCCCAGCAAAATGTGCGTTTTATTGAAATGGATTTGAATAGAAGCTTTGGAGAAAGTGCAGCAACAAATACCACTATTGAAGCAAAAAGAGCGAGAGAACTCACCCCTTTATTGCAACAAGCAGATGTTTATTATGATTTTCATCAAACAATTATGCCTTGTTTACGCCCATTTTATATTTTCGAAATGGATTTCCAAAGTTACTATTGGGCTAGATCTACTGGGATAGCTAATACATACGTCACTAGAAAGAAAGGTGCAGCATTTTCAAATTTAGGGATGTGTACAGATGAATATGTTCGTTCTCTTCAAAAAGTAGGAATTACTATTGAACTTGGCGAAAAAGGATTTCAGAAAGATGCTGAACTTTATGCTTACTTAATAATGAAAAGAGCTATAAAAAATATGGATTTAGTATATTTACATAACTGTTCCATTAAAAAATTAGCTCATAAAAATGAAGATTTTGAATTTATGCAAATAAAGTATAAAGAAAAATTTGATCATCCTAATAAACGGCTTCATCAAGGATTTAGTAACTTTAAGTTTATAGATAAAAATGATTCTATTGGCTTCGATGGTAATAATAAACCTCTAATAGCCCCGCTCAGTGGAAATCTATTATTTCCTAAATATCCACCGCGTGATGAAAATAATCAAGCAAAATCACCATTGCCTGGAGAACTTTATGTGATTGCTCAAAAGATGAATTTTCATCCTTTAAAATGGCTTTCTGCTTACAAATCAAGAGAAAATCCAAGTCGTACACCAAACTCTAAGTAA
- a CDS encoding LysM peptidoglycan-binding domain-containing protein, with the protein MLKLKNLFLKFLIILTVTHFSWRNEAYAKKQNFVIYTVKKNDTLYKILKKYKLNPIFGKKGSLKRTLDLNPKKKKSKGNLIYPREKIKIPYFKLRKGNKVIASEIIREDKEVEKKEPVLILSGMLEKNTVHLKWDIFPDNSEYKYEVKRALSDENEFKTIEDNITVKDFKDKDLILDKEYKYLVMVKDGNGLILNSNELKIIYKPIFYTSLKGMLKDKTIHVEWESIDENSSTKYILLRKSKIEDEFKSILLNSVDTNFSDMNIQGNRTYFYQVKAINDEKELGTSNIIEIPSFLLAYHESNIKLNVGTAYYTYHEYNTSNNTDNVLYTSLSPIIGLGYLKNWNEQFGTYSSLEFSYLDFLNSSYYNISGNPVLLFGLNLGLNYQLHKNVHIHEKLNFGKDVIYKPYSNNSNLQSIYVFNNMLYLGLHFYKTKLVDIFSEIGYISSLSFVNNNGLGSGYEINLSILKAFENFDFTTKLFYINKNIKTSDVNSNEANFGLIAEVTFPLGENQ; encoded by the coding sequence TTGCTCAAATTAAAAAATTTATTTCTTAAATTTTTGATCATTTTAACCGTAACTCATTTTTCTTGGAGAAATGAAGCTTACGCAAAGAAGCAAAATTTTGTAATTTACACGGTAAAAAAGAATGATACTTTATATAAAATATTAAAGAAATATAAATTAAATCCAATTTTTGGAAAAAAAGGATCTTTAAAACGCACATTAGATTTAAATCCAAAGAAAAAGAAATCAAAAGGAAATTTGATATATCCTAGAGAAAAAATAAAAATACCTTATTTCAAACTTAGAAAAGGAAATAAAGTAATTGCTAGTGAAATTATACGAGAAGATAAAGAAGTTGAAAAAAAAGAACCAGTTTTAATACTAAGCGGAATGTTAGAAAAAAATACTGTTCATTTAAAATGGGATATTTTTCCTGATAATTCAGAATATAAATATGAAGTAAAAAGAGCATTATCTGATGAAAATGAATTTAAAACAATAGAAGATAATATTACTGTTAAAGATTTTAAAGATAAAGATTTAATTTTAGATAAAGAATATAAATATCTTGTAATGGTTAAAGATGGAAATGGTCTTATTTTAAATTCAAATGAGTTAAAAATAATTTATAAACCAATTTTTTATACAAGCTTGAAGGGTATGTTAAAAGATAAAACAATTCATGTTGAATGGGAATCTATAGATGAAAACAGTAGTACTAAATATATTCTACTTAGAAAATCTAAAATTGAAGATGAATTTAAGTCTATTTTACTTAATAGTGTTGATACTAACTTTTCAGATATGAATATTCAAGGAAACAGAACTTACTTCTATCAAGTAAAAGCTATTAATGATGAAAAGGAATTAGGAACTTCTAATATTATAGAAATTCCTTCTTTTTTATTAGCCTATCATGAAAGTAATATTAAATTAAATGTAGGAACTGCATATTATACATATCACGAATATAATACATCCAATAATACTGACAATGTTCTTTATACTTCATTAAGTCCAATTATTGGTTTAGGTTACTTAAAAAATTGGAATGAACAGTTTGGGACTTATTCATCGTTAGAATTTTCTTATCTAGATTTTTTAAACAGTAGTTATTATAATATTTCAGGAAATCCTGTGTTACTATTTGGATTAAATTTAGGATTAAATTATCAATTACATAAAAATGTGCACATTCATGAAAAGTTAAATTTTGGAAAAGATGTAATATATAAACCATACAGTAATAATTCAAATTTACAAAGTATTTATGTTTTTAATAATATGCTGTATTTGGGTCTGCATTTTTATAAAACAAAATTAGTAGATATATTTTCTGAAATTGGCTATATTTCTTCCTTAAGTTTTGTTAATAATAATGGCCTAGGAAGTGGCTATGAAATTAATTTATCCATTCTTAAAGCTTTCGAAAATTTTGATTTTACTACAAAACTATTTTACATAAATAAAAATATAAAAACTTCTGATGTTAATTCTAATGAAGCAAATTTTGGTTTGATAGCTGAAGTAACATTTCCATTAGGGGAAAATCAATGA
- a CDS encoding histidine phosphatase family protein has product MKKINPLVILFRHGQTDYNAEKRFQGQQNCPLNMNGLEQVQKTGDTISELLTDIFMKFPNSKIIECRTSDLQRSFLSAKVVSKVISTRLGENLNFICDPNLREYHAGDLENYTIDEYLGKNPGKLEKYFSDYKDDPLNAKYPGENSESWNMVSKRILPYLLELNNFFSNQVNENPQIDLMQDGTSQDIFIWSTHGGVIRNFLSLMQVCDFKTSYIEVGNGDVLLLKPAQLLQTQGSTNKIEYSAANQNSCSVSWELLKHVKIGDSITVLTDISTHIK; this is encoded by the coding sequence ATGAAAAAAATAAATCCTCTTGTTATTTTATTTAGACATGGTCAGACTGATTACAATGCAGAAAAACGATTTCAAGGGCAGCAAAACTGTCCATTAAATATGAATGGGTTGGAACAAGTCCAAAAAACAGGTGATACTATTAGTGAATTATTAACAGATATTTTTATGAAATTTCCTAATTCAAAAATAATCGAATGTCGAACATCAGATTTACAGAGATCTTTTTTATCTGCGAAAGTTGTAAGTAAAGTAATCTCAACTCGTTTAGGAGAAAATTTAAATTTTATTTGTGATCCAAATTTGCGAGAATACCATGCAGGTGACTTAGAAAACTATACAATTGATGAATATCTTGGAAAAAATCCAGGAAAGTTAGAAAAATATTTTTCTGACTACAAAGATGATCCATTAAATGCCAAATATCCTGGTGAAAATTCAGAGTCTTGGAATATGGTTTCCAAAAGAATTCTTCCTTATCTTTTAGAATTAAATAACTTCTTTTCCAATCAAGTTAATGAGAATCCTCAAATTGATTTAATGCAAGATGGTACTTCTCAGGATATTTTTATTTGGTCCACACACGGAGGAGTTATAAGAAATTTTTTAAGTCTAATGCAAGTTTGTGATTTCAAGACTTCATATATCGAAGTTGGGAATGGGGACGTTCTATTGCTAAAACCAGCTCAATTATTGCAAACACAAGGTTCCACAAACAAAATAGAATATTCAGCTGCAAACCAGAATAGCTGTTCTGTCTCTTGGGAATTACTAAAACACGTTAAAATAGGTGATTCAATTACAGTTCTTACAGATATATCTACCCATATCAAGTAA
- a CDS encoding acetoacetate--CoA ligase — MFKSHCIQMFNSVESECLWEPSAEKIKSANLTLYRNYLNQKYNLKLTNFKDLYLWSIGETENNKDYHSVVLFWQSILEYNNIIHDNFGEYNVLNIDNFKKVEWFPSVKLNFTQNLLKKNDTDLAIVFRGENLFEKKLTWSELNIHVSKMQQFLISIGIQKNDCVAFYVPNIPETITIFLAAASLGAVCSFCSPDFGVQGVLDRFGQIEPKLLVYSDSSIYNGKIIQDFKKLSEIVSNLKSLKNILEINYFNKETDNSDKLNLQKDLKYSNYLSTVKKFEYKEILFPKFAFNHPLFIMYSSGTTGIPKCIVHGTGGTLIQHIKEHKLHCDFKEGDNVFYYTTCGWMMWQWLVSALASNCTIMLYDGSPFSPSPEILFDYIDTEKIRFFGTSAKYIDAIKKSNFIPKKKYSLNKLDIIGSTGSPLHDESFEFVYQNIKKDVCLSSLSGGTDIISCFVLGNPIGKVFKGEIQTPGLGMRVEIFNDLGKSVKGEQGELVCTLPFPSQPIYFWNDPNNLKFYGSYFNKYNNVWQHGDWAEIKSSGGIVIYGRSDATLNPGGVRIGTSDIYRQVEQFEEILECIAVEQKWQNDTRVILFVKLKIDKDLTSSLVSEIKNKLKINCSPRHVPAKIISVPDIPRTRSGKIVETAVKSVINGLEVKNKEAMANPEVLTYYENHPELRLE, encoded by the coding sequence ATGTTTAAATCCCATTGTATTCAAATGTTTAATTCAGTTGAGAGTGAATGTCTTTGGGAGCCTTCGGCAGAAAAAATAAAATCGGCAAATTTAACTTTATATAGAAATTATCTTAATCAAAAATACAATCTTAAATTAACAAATTTTAAAGACTTATATTTATGGTCAATAGGTGAAACTGAAAATAACAAAGATTACCATTCAGTAGTATTATTTTGGCAAAGTATTTTGGAATATAATAATATTATTCATGACAATTTTGGAGAGTATAATGTTCTAAATATTGATAATTTTAAAAAAGTAGAATGGTTCCCATCTGTTAAGTTAAATTTCACGCAAAATTTATTGAAAAAAAATGACACAGATTTAGCAATTGTTTTTCGCGGTGAAAATTTATTTGAAAAAAAATTAACATGGTCTGAACTAAATATACATGTTTCTAAAATGCAACAGTTTCTTATTTCTATAGGTATTCAAAAAAATGATTGTGTTGCTTTTTATGTACCGAACATACCAGAAACAATAACTATTTTTTTAGCCGCAGCTAGTTTAGGAGCAGTTTGCTCATTTTGTTCACCAGATTTTGGAGTGCAAGGAGTCCTAGATAGATTTGGACAAATTGAACCAAAACTTTTAGTTTATTCAGATTCAAGTATTTATAATGGAAAAATTATTCAAGATTTTAAAAAATTATCAGAAATAGTAAGTAATTTAAAATCATTAAAAAATATTTTAGAAATCAATTACTTTAACAAAGAAACTGATAATAGTGATAAATTAAATTTACAAAAAGATCTAAAATATAGTAATTATTTATCTACAGTAAAAAAATTTGAGTATAAAGAAATTTTATTTCCCAAATTTGCTTTTAATCATCCTCTTTTTATAATGTATTCTTCTGGTACAACAGGTATTCCTAAATGTATTGTACATGGCACTGGTGGTACTTTAATTCAACATATAAAAGAGCATAAACTGCACTGTGATTTTAAAGAAGGTGATAACGTATTTTATTATACAACTTGTGGTTGGATGATGTGGCAATGGTTGGTTTCAGCCCTGGCATCAAACTGTACAATTATGCTTTATGATGGTTCTCCCTTTTCACCTTCTCCTGAAATACTATTTGACTATATTGATACAGAAAAAATCCGATTTTTTGGAACTTCTGCAAAATATATTGATGCTATTAAAAAAAGTAATTTTATCCCAAAAAAGAAATACTCTCTAAATAAGTTAGATATTATTGGATCAACTGGGTCACCACTTCATGACGAAAGCTTTGAATTTGTATATCAAAATATAAAAAAAGATGTATGTTTATCATCTCTGTCTGGTGGAACTGATATTATTTCTTGTTTTGTATTAGGAAATCCAATTGGGAAAGTTTTTAAAGGAGAAATTCAAACTCCTGGACTTGGGATGCGGGTAGAAATATTTAATGATTTAGGTAAAAGTGTTAAAGGCGAGCAGGGTGAATTAGTTTGTACTTTACCTTTTCCTTCGCAGCCAATTTATTTTTGGAATGATCCAAATAATTTAAAATTCTATGGTAGTTACTTTAATAAATATAATAACGTTTGGCAGCATGGTGATTGGGCGGAAATAAAATCTTCAGGTGGCATTGTTATTTATGGGAGATCTGATGCTACTTTAAATCCTGGTGGAGTTAGAATAGGTACTTCTGACATTTATCGCCAAGTAGAACAGTTTGAAGAAATATTGGAATGTATAGCAGTCGAGCAGAAATGGCAAAATGACACAAGAGTAATTTTATTTGTTAAACTAAAAATAGATAAAGATTTAACTTCTTCATTAGTAAGTGAAATTAAAAATAAATTAAAAATAAATTGTTCTCCAAGACATGTTCCTGCAAAGATAATTTCAGTTCCAGATATTCCAAGGACAAGATCTGGAAAAATAGTTGAGACGGCTGTTAAAAGTGTGATAAATGGATTGGAGGTTAAAAATAAGGAGGCAATGGCAAATCCTGAAGTTTTAACTTATTATGAAAATCATCCTGAATTAAGATTAGAATAA
- a CDS encoding hotdog domain-containing protein, with translation MSSINQIRVANPSEVNINNRTYIRVTSHLVLSAHLNAGNNLFGGLLVQWADECAGIFVMEILKTHHVVTKKISEVLFNEPAKLGDVLEFLCCVKAIGKSSITVECVCRAKQIDTEDRLRTILNCDLVFVKIDKFGRSTHHNFVLEES, from the coding sequence ATGTCAAGTATAAATCAAATAAGGGTTGCTAACCCAAGTGAAGTCAATATCAATAACAGAACATATATTCGTGTAACATCGCATTTGGTGCTCAGCGCACATTTAAATGCAGGAAATAATTTATTTGGAGGATTGCTAGTACAGTGGGCAGATGAATGTGCAGGAATTTTTGTAATGGAAATTTTAAAAACTCATCATGTGGTAACAAAAAAAATTTCTGAAGTGTTATTCAATGAACCAGCAAAACTTGGTGATGTGTTAGAATTTCTATGCTGTGTAAAAGCAATTGGAAAATCTTCAATAACTGTAGAATGTGTTTGTCGTGCAAAACAGATTGACACTGAGGACAGACTCCGTACTATTTTAAATTGTGACCTCGTGTTTGTAAAAATAGATAAATTTGGTAGATCTACACATCATAATTTTGTTTTAGAGGAAAGTTAA
- a CDS encoding FliG C-terminal domain-containing protein — translation MTPSQKAAAILALAGEENAAKLIQNIPEFETKKILRAFSRLPTLSEKDIEKLAKEFVELVKKIDSYNGAFTLDRAKQILSKANLTLKDPSWIETISDSYLLDEIRKILDNIYEKILIQWLKLEHPQTIALILSIASPDKCSSIFRQVNENVRTEILLRISILNHVDTPELENVHEELEKLQKNMNLRNSTPNGIEKITQMLQATNSEFRTQLLAGLGSKNPDLANKIAYDLLTLSRISELNSNHLSILCSNLSDQVLSLGLRLEDESIKEKYLSCVAKKRRHLIEGEWENGKVQKKLVENAVSTIIKKAIELKEKGKITFPWEETLV, via the coding sequence ATGACTCCCAGCCAAAAAGCTGCTGCAATTCTTGCCTTAGCAGGAGAAGAAAATGCTGCAAAACTTATCCAAAACATTCCTGAATTTGAAACGAAAAAAATTCTAAGAGCCTTTTCGCGTTTACCTACTTTAAGTGAAAAAGATATTGAAAAATTAGCAAAAGAATTCGTTGAACTTGTTAAAAAAATAGATTCTTACAATGGAGCTTTTACACTAGATAGAGCGAAACAAATTTTATCTAAAGCAAATTTAACATTAAAAGATCCAAGTTGGATAGAAACTATTTCAGACTCGTATCTACTTGATGAAATTAGAAAAATTCTTGATAATATTTATGAAAAAATTTTAATTCAGTGGTTAAAACTTGAACATCCTCAAACAATTGCTCTCATATTGTCAATTGCCTCTCCTGATAAATGTTCTTCTATTTTTAGACAAGTTAATGAAAATGTTAGGACTGAGATTCTTCTCAGAATTAGTATCTTGAATCATGTTGACACCCCTGAACTTGAAAATGTGCATGAGGAGCTTGAAAAATTACAAAAAAACATGAATTTAAGAAATTCGACCCCAAATGGGATAGAAAAAATAACTCAAATGCTTCAAGCGACGAATAGTGAATTTAGAACTCAATTACTTGCTGGATTAGGCTCTAAAAATCCCGATTTAGCTAATAAAATAGCATATGATTTGCTCACTTTGTCTCGCATTTCCGAACTAAACAGTAATCATCTTAGTATATTATGTTCGAATTTAAGCGATCAAGTTCTATCTTTAGGATTGCGCTTAGAAGATGAGTCCATAAAAGAAAAATATCTTTCCTGTGTTGCAAAAAAAAGGAGACATTTAATTGAAGGTGAGTGGGAAAATGGGAAGGTACAAAAAAAACTAGTTGAAAATGCTGTTTCAACTATTATAAAAAAAGCTATAGAACTAAAGGAAAAGGGGAAAATAACATTTCCTTGGGAAGAAACTTTGGTATAA
- a CDS encoding GTP-binding protein: MTQQQKEFPVTVVTGFLGSGKTTLLNRMLQENHGKKIAVILNEIGDVNLDSELVVQSIGEELKIMNNGCVCCTVRGDLTKICLDLIKKKINFDHVVIETTGMADPSPVAQTFFMDENLRKYFYLDAVVTVVDAKHIDQNLAEIKETQDQIGFADVILLNKVDTIDEKRLQEVENKIKTINPIAKLFRTVNSNVQIGEVLAINAFDLQARIEINPDITKEYHEHSHDDAIQSIYLEENRPLDIEKVNRFMQLVLNELGNQVLRYKGILYIKNESKRIVFQGVHTTMGSNEDREWLPDEEKKTRIVFIGRHLPKDVLEEGISLCVAK; encoded by the coding sequence ATGACACAACAGCAAAAAGAATTTCCTGTTACCGTAGTTACTGGATTTCTAGGATCAGGAAAAACTACTCTGTTAAATAGAATGTTACAAGAAAATCATGGAAAAAAAATAGCCGTAATTCTAAATGAAATTGGTGATGTTAATTTAGATTCTGAACTTGTCGTACAAAGCATTGGTGAAGAATTAAAAATTATGAATAATGGTTGTGTTTGTTGCACGGTGCGCGGAGATCTCACTAAAATTTGTCTTGATTTAATTAAAAAGAAAATAAATTTTGACCATGTTGTTATTGAAACTACAGGCATGGCTGATCCAAGCCCTGTCGCGCAAACTTTTTTTATGGATGAAAATCTTCGTAAATATTTTTATCTCGATGCTGTTGTAACTGTAGTAGATGCAAAGCATATTGATCAGAACTTGGCTGAAATAAAAGAAACTCAAGATCAAATAGGTTTTGCTGATGTTATATTATTAAATAAAGTTGATACAATTGATGAGAAAAGACTTCAAGAAGTAGAAAATAAAATAAAAACAATTAATCCAATTGCAAAACTTTTTAGAACTGTTAATTCTAATGTACAAATTGGTGAAGTTCTTGCAATAAATGCATTTGATCTTCAAGCAAGAATTGAAATAAATCCAGACATTACAAAAGAATATCATGAGCATTCACATGATGATGCTATCCAAAGTATATATCTAGAAGAAAATAGACCACTGGATATTGAAAAAGTAAATCGTTTTATGCAACTCGTCTTAAATGAATTAGGAAATCAAGTTTTAAGATATAAAGGAATATTATATATTAAGAATGAATCTAAAAGAATTGTTTTCCAAGGTGTGCATACTACTATGGGAAGTAACGAAGATAGAGAATGGCTACCTGATGAAGAAAAGAAAACAAGAATTGTCTTTATTGGTCGTCATTTACCAAAAGATGTTTTGGAAGAAGGAATATCCCTTTGCGTGGCTAAGTAA
- a CDS encoding EcsC family protein, which yields MVEKLNESLILKTLNWAYEKALTQNLPGLDSAFTLAEQYLKQDGSLEEKIDSLIRWQNTKAATLGFITGLGGIIAIPVTLPSNIAGVSFVQIRMIAAIAIMNGYDVHDDRVKTMVFACLCGSAGAEILKKVGINIGSKVLHNVIQNISKETIMQLNKAIGFRLLAKSGGKSPIVLGKAVPLLGGVIGAAFDGITTNAIGNVAKKAFLKNI from the coding sequence ATGGTAGAAAAATTAAATGAATCATTAATTTTAAAGACTTTAAATTGGGCTTATGAGAAAGCCTTAACTCAAAATTTACCTGGTTTGGATAGTGCTTTTACTTTAGCAGAACAATATTTAAAACAAGACGGTTCATTAGAAGAAAAAATTGATAGTTTGATCCGTTGGCAGAACACAAAAGCTGCTACTTTAGGTTTTATAACTGGGTTGGGCGGTATTATTGCTATTCCTGTAACATTACCTTCTAATATTGCTGGTGTATCTTTCGTCCAAATCAGAATGATTGCTGCTATAGCAATTATGAATGGGTATGATGTGCATGATGACCGTGTGAAAACAATGGTATTTGCTTGTTTGTGCGGATCTGCTGGGGCAGAGATATTGAAAAAAGTTGGGATCAATATAGGTTCTAAAGTTTTGCATAATGTGATTCAAAACATTAGTAAAGAAACTATTATGCAATTGAATAAAGCCATAGGCTTTCGTTTATTAGCAAAATCCGGTGGAAAGAGCCCAATAGTTCTGGGTAAAGCAGTTCCATTACTAGGTGGGGTTATAGGTGCTGCTTTTGATGGAATAACCACAAATGCTATAGGAAATGTCGCAAAAAAAGCATTCCTTAAAAACATTTAA